One genomic window of Salmo salar chromosome ssa12, Ssal_v3.1, whole genome shotgun sequence includes the following:
- the LOC106565590 gene encoding cyclic AMP-dependent transcription factor ATF-7 isoform X1, protein MGDDRPFVCTAPGCGQRFTNEDHLSVHKHKHEMTLKFGPARTDSVIIADQTPTPTRFLKNCEEVGLFNELASSFEQEFRKAHEDDQRNKNPVRLPTPHLLAPPLQTLSGVKEEDEGPLEVDSSPPGSPDSTSSMSDSSKEPMGRGKETLPPPRPVLSSTPTPTIVRPGSLPIHLGYDPLHPTLPSPTSVITQTPPSNRQLGSPTGSFPLVMHLPNGQTVPLLPSPNMTSVISLARPFNMVPNIPGIPGPPIGGTSSGSSSPSGYSLHSEAKMRLKAALTQQQHGPGAQNGAGGGTGGVGEGTGGVGGGPGSSPAVPQRHEQSQQPSQHSDTPSPAQPQQTSSGSSSPFGYSLHSEDMMVSPAQPTGGRRRRGAEADPDERRQRFLERNRAAASRCRQKRKVWVGSLERKAEDLATMNVSLTNEVGLLRNEVTQLKQLLLAHKDCPVTAMQKAAAYLAAGGEESSRDPPSKPTGSTALVIQHGPSAPVPSPGAITVNGLSVCAAEAVAMSVLAGMGAAHQGGVLMAPQPQPAPR, encoded by the exons ATGGGGGACGATCGACCTTTTGTGTGCACCGCCCCAGGCTGTGGACAG AGATTTACCAATGAAGACCATCTATCAGTCCACAAACATAAGCATGAGATGACCCTAAAATTTGGTCCTGCCAGAACTGACTCCGTCATCATCGCAG ACCAGACCCCCACGCCCACCCGCTTCCTGAAGAACTGTGAGGAGGTGGGTCTGTTCAATGAGCTGGCCAGCTCCTTCGAACAGGAGTTCCGGAAGGCCCATGAGGACGACCAGAGGAACAAAAATCCGGTGAGG CTCCCCACCCCTCATCTTCTGGCCCCACCCCTACAGACCCTGTCTGGGgtgaaggaggaggatgaggggcctctGGAGGTTGACTCCTCCCCCCCAGGCAGTCCTGACTCCACCTCCAGCATGTCGGACAGTAGCAAGGAGCCAATGGGGAGAGGAAAG GAGACTCTTCCTCCTCCACGGCCAGTGTTGAGCTCCACCCCCACGCCAACCATTGTACGGCCTGGGTCCCTCCCCATTCACCTTGGTTACGACCCCCTGCACCCGACCCTGCCGTCGCCAACTTCTGTCATCACACAAACCCCACCCTCCAACAGACAACTGGG CTCTCCGACAGGCTCCTTCCCACTGGTAATGCATCTCCCCAACGGACAGACGgtccctctcctccccagccCAAATATGACCTCAGTCATATCT CTGGCGAGGCCATTTAATATGGTGCCCAACATCCCTGGGATTCCAGGCCCTCCGATTGGTGGGACCAGCAGCGGCTCCTCCTCCCCATCTGGGTATAGTCTACACTCCGAGGCCAAGATG aGGCTGAAGGCGGCGCTGACCCAGCAACAGCATGGCCCGGGGGCTCAGAACGGGGCTGGAGGGGGCACAGGGGGAGTGGGAGAGGGCACAGGGGGGGTGGGAGGGGGGCCAGGGTCCAGCCCCGCTGTCCCCCAGAGACATGAGCAGAGCCAGCAGCCCTCGCAGCATTCTGACACCCCCTCACCTGCACAGCCACAG CAAACCAGCAGTGGCTCCTCCTCTCCATTTGGGTATAGTCTACATTCAGAGGACATGATG GTGTCCCCGGCCCAGCCAACCGGGGGTAGGAGGCGGCGGGGTGCGGAGGCCGACCCAGATGAGAGAAGGCAGCGCTTCCTGGAGAGGAACAGGGCGGCAGCGTCTCGCTGCCGACAGAAACGCAAGGTTTGGGTTGGCTCTCTGGAGAGGAAGGCAGAGGATCTGGCCACCATGAACGTCTCTTTGACC AATGAAGTGGGTCTGCTGAGGAACGAGGTGACACAACTGAAACAGCTGCTACTGGCCCACAAAGACTGCCCTGTCACTGCCATGCAGAAGGCGGCTGCCTACTTAG ctgcaggaggagaggagagttccaGGGATCCCCCCTCCAAGCCTACGGGCTCCACAGCCTTGGTCATCCAGCACGGGCCTTCGGCCCCTGTCCCCAGCCCTGGTGCCATCACCGTCAACGGGCTGAGTGTATGCGCGGCTGAGGCAGTGGCCATGTCGGTCCTGGCCGGGATGGGGGCGGCCCACCAGGGAGGGGTCCTCATGGCGCCACAGCCTCAGCCCGCCCCCAGATGA
- the LOC106565590 gene encoding cyclic AMP-dependent transcription factor ATF-7 isoform X2 — translation MGDDRPFVCTAPGCGQRFTNEDHLSVHKHKHEMTLKFGPARTDSVIIADQTPTPTRFLKNCEEVGLFNELASSFEQEFRKAHEDDQRNKNPLPTPHLLAPPLQTLSGVKEEDEGPLEVDSSPPGSPDSTSSMSDSSKEPMGRGKETLPPPRPVLSSTPTPTIVRPGSLPIHLGYDPLHPTLPSPTSVITQTPPSNRQLGSPTGSFPLVMHLPNGQTVPLLPSPNMTSVISLARPFNMVPNIPGIPGPPIGGTSSGSSSPSGYSLHSEAKMRLKAALTQQQHGPGAQNGAGGGTGGVGEGTGGVGGGPGSSPAVPQRHEQSQQPSQHSDTPSPAQPQQTSSGSSSPFGYSLHSEDMMVSPAQPTGGRRRRGAEADPDERRQRFLERNRAAASRCRQKRKVWVGSLERKAEDLATMNVSLTNEVGLLRNEVTQLKQLLLAHKDCPVTAMQKAAAYLAAGGEESSRDPPSKPTGSTALVIQHGPSAPVPSPGAITVNGLSVCAAEAVAMSVLAGMGAAHQGGVLMAPQPQPAPR, via the exons ATGGGGGACGATCGACCTTTTGTGTGCACCGCCCCAGGCTGTGGACAG AGATTTACCAATGAAGACCATCTATCAGTCCACAAACATAAGCATGAGATGACCCTAAAATTTGGTCCTGCCAGAACTGACTCCGTCATCATCGCAG ACCAGACCCCCACGCCCACCCGCTTCCTGAAGAACTGTGAGGAGGTGGGTCTGTTCAATGAGCTGGCCAGCTCCTTCGAACAGGAGTTCCGGAAGGCCCATGAGGACGACCAGAGGAACAAAAATCCG CTCCCCACCCCTCATCTTCTGGCCCCACCCCTACAGACCCTGTCTGGGgtgaaggaggaggatgaggggcctctGGAGGTTGACTCCTCCCCCCCAGGCAGTCCTGACTCCACCTCCAGCATGTCGGACAGTAGCAAGGAGCCAATGGGGAGAGGAAAG GAGACTCTTCCTCCTCCACGGCCAGTGTTGAGCTCCACCCCCACGCCAACCATTGTACGGCCTGGGTCCCTCCCCATTCACCTTGGTTACGACCCCCTGCACCCGACCCTGCCGTCGCCAACTTCTGTCATCACACAAACCCCACCCTCCAACAGACAACTGGG CTCTCCGACAGGCTCCTTCCCACTGGTAATGCATCTCCCCAACGGACAGACGgtccctctcctccccagccCAAATATGACCTCAGTCATATCT CTGGCGAGGCCATTTAATATGGTGCCCAACATCCCTGGGATTCCAGGCCCTCCGATTGGTGGGACCAGCAGCGGCTCCTCCTCCCCATCTGGGTATAGTCTACACTCCGAGGCCAAGATG aGGCTGAAGGCGGCGCTGACCCAGCAACAGCATGGCCCGGGGGCTCAGAACGGGGCTGGAGGGGGCACAGGGGGAGTGGGAGAGGGCACAGGGGGGGTGGGAGGGGGGCCAGGGTCCAGCCCCGCTGTCCCCCAGAGACATGAGCAGAGCCAGCAGCCCTCGCAGCATTCTGACACCCCCTCACCTGCACAGCCACAG CAAACCAGCAGTGGCTCCTCCTCTCCATTTGGGTATAGTCTACATTCAGAGGACATGATG GTGTCCCCGGCCCAGCCAACCGGGGGTAGGAGGCGGCGGGGTGCGGAGGCCGACCCAGATGAGAGAAGGCAGCGCTTCCTGGAGAGGAACAGGGCGGCAGCGTCTCGCTGCCGACAGAAACGCAAGGTTTGGGTTGGCTCTCTGGAGAGGAAGGCAGAGGATCTGGCCACCATGAACGTCTCTTTGACC AATGAAGTGGGTCTGCTGAGGAACGAGGTGACACAACTGAAACAGCTGCTACTGGCCCACAAAGACTGCCCTGTCACTGCCATGCAGAAGGCGGCTGCCTACTTAG ctgcaggaggagaggagagttccaGGGATCCCCCCTCCAAGCCTACGGGCTCCACAGCCTTGGTCATCCAGCACGGGCCTTCGGCCCCTGTCCCCAGCCCTGGTGCCATCACCGTCAACGGGCTGAGTGTATGCGCGGCTGAGGCAGTGGCCATGTCGGTCCTGGCCGGGATGGGGGCGGCCCACCAGGGAGGGGTCCTCATGGCGCCACAGCCTCAGCCCGCCCCCAGATGA
- the LOC106565590 gene encoding cyclic AMP-dependent transcription factor ATF-7 isoform X3: protein MGDDRPFVCTAPGCGQRFTNEDHLSVHKHKHEMTLKFGPARTDSVIIADQTPTPTRFLKNCEEVGLFNELASSFEQEFRKAHEDDQRNKNPVRLPTPHLLAPPLQTLSGVKEEDEGPLEVDSSPPGSPDSTSSMSDSSKEPMGRGKETLPPPRPVLSSTPTPTIVRPGSLPIHLGYDPLHPTLPSPTSVITQTPPSNRQLGSPTGSFPLVMHLPNGQTVPLLPSPNMTSVISLARPFNMVPNIPGIPGPPIGGTSSGSSSPSGYSLHSEAKMRLKAALTQQQHGPGAQNGAGGGTGGVGEGTGGVGGGPGSSPAVPQRHEQSQQPSQHSDTPSPAQPQQTSSGSSSPFGYSLHSEDMMVSPAQPTGGRRRRGAEADPDERRQRFLERNRAAASRCRQKRKVWVGSLERKAEDLATMNVSLTNEVGLLRNEVTQLKQLLLAHKDCPVTAMQKAAAYLG from the exons ATGGGGGACGATCGACCTTTTGTGTGCACCGCCCCAGGCTGTGGACAG AGATTTACCAATGAAGACCATCTATCAGTCCACAAACATAAGCATGAGATGACCCTAAAATTTGGTCCTGCCAGAACTGACTCCGTCATCATCGCAG ACCAGACCCCCACGCCCACCCGCTTCCTGAAGAACTGTGAGGAGGTGGGTCTGTTCAATGAGCTGGCCAGCTCCTTCGAACAGGAGTTCCGGAAGGCCCATGAGGACGACCAGAGGAACAAAAATCCGGTGAGG CTCCCCACCCCTCATCTTCTGGCCCCACCCCTACAGACCCTGTCTGGGgtgaaggaggaggatgaggggcctctGGAGGTTGACTCCTCCCCCCCAGGCAGTCCTGACTCCACCTCCAGCATGTCGGACAGTAGCAAGGAGCCAATGGGGAGAGGAAAG GAGACTCTTCCTCCTCCACGGCCAGTGTTGAGCTCCACCCCCACGCCAACCATTGTACGGCCTGGGTCCCTCCCCATTCACCTTGGTTACGACCCCCTGCACCCGACCCTGCCGTCGCCAACTTCTGTCATCACACAAACCCCACCCTCCAACAGACAACTGGG CTCTCCGACAGGCTCCTTCCCACTGGTAATGCATCTCCCCAACGGACAGACGgtccctctcctccccagccCAAATATGACCTCAGTCATATCT CTGGCGAGGCCATTTAATATGGTGCCCAACATCCCTGGGATTCCAGGCCCTCCGATTGGTGGGACCAGCAGCGGCTCCTCCTCCCCATCTGGGTATAGTCTACACTCCGAGGCCAAGATG aGGCTGAAGGCGGCGCTGACCCAGCAACAGCATGGCCCGGGGGCTCAGAACGGGGCTGGAGGGGGCACAGGGGGAGTGGGAGAGGGCACAGGGGGGGTGGGAGGGGGGCCAGGGTCCAGCCCCGCTGTCCCCCAGAGACATGAGCAGAGCCAGCAGCCCTCGCAGCATTCTGACACCCCCTCACCTGCACAGCCACAG CAAACCAGCAGTGGCTCCTCCTCTCCATTTGGGTATAGTCTACATTCAGAGGACATGATG GTGTCCCCGGCCCAGCCAACCGGGGGTAGGAGGCGGCGGGGTGCGGAGGCCGACCCAGATGAGAGAAGGCAGCGCTTCCTGGAGAGGAACAGGGCGGCAGCGTCTCGCTGCCGACAGAAACGCAAGGTTTGGGTTGGCTCTCTGGAGAGGAAGGCAGAGGATCTGGCCACCATGAACGTCTCTTTGACC AATGAAGTGGGTCTGCTGAGGAACGAGGTGACACAACTGAAACAGCTGCTACTGGCCCACAAAGACTGCCCTGTCACTGCCATGCAGAAGGCGGCTGCCTACTTAG GGtga